In Chryseobacterium camelliae, one DNA window encodes the following:
- a CDS encoding helix-turn-helix domain-containing protein — MLIKKIILLFFLSVFWTHSFSQQPFDFEGQYVRARYLTSKFPDSSDIVLNNIIEAAQKDNQPEYLAKAYYLKSFNSYVRSDADNAIRYAGIVLEISEKNHYAVGKALSYRMYGTQYAKLGLLEQAEESLSKGIAEIEHLNTDEGHELRGMIYNSYLILLNEKEYKRKLYYSEKSISEYLQIRNLARRNELLVSAYSNMGYNLSEVNKFKASMLYLKKALGLVGSGNNYLRCHILHDIGFAFSKNKQPDSAIHYYRKALDLANTYGFNEKKIEITGNLEEAYADKAEPDSAKTYKFQHLNLKDGFSYNKSIAVGKVLASEKKEYSQKLNQSRLISNSLMVACILLICLLGIIIYRIRKQKKKNMQITADVYERGIIQVPYEKDTDEIAETNESTGPPEIKMSPEVEENILRGLQAFEENLEFNSRNVAKYYLANNLNVNSKYLSAVIKKHKKANFNQYINSLRIGYIVDQLKNDPQYRKYKINHLAEISGYSSHSAFSHEFKKIVGIHPSAFIKNLTLVS, encoded by the coding sequence ATGTTAATTAAGAAAATTATTTTATTATTTTTTCTATCCGTTTTTTGGACTCATTCATTTTCGCAGCAGCCATTTGATTTTGAGGGACAGTATGTCCGTGCCCGGTATCTTACCAGTAAATTCCCTGACAGCTCGGATATAGTTCTGAACAATATTATTGAAGCTGCACAGAAAGACAATCAGCCGGAATACCTGGCGAAAGCTTATTACCTCAAATCCTTTAACAGCTATGTGAGATCTGATGCCGATAATGCGATCCGCTATGCCGGTATTGTACTCGAAATTTCTGAAAAGAATCATTATGCTGTAGGAAAAGCATTGTCTTATAGAATGTATGGAACACAATATGCAAAACTTGGCCTCCTGGAGCAGGCTGAAGAAAGTCTCTCTAAAGGCATTGCAGAAATCGAACACCTAAATACGGATGAAGGGCATGAATTAAGAGGCATGATTTATAATTCTTATCTGATCCTTTTGAATGAGAAAGAATATAAAAGAAAGCTTTACTATTCTGAAAAATCAATTAGTGAATACCTCCAGATCAGGAACCTGGCCAGAAGAAATGAGCTTCTGGTCTCCGCTTATAGCAATATGGGGTATAATCTTTCGGAAGTTAACAAATTCAAAGCCTCCATGCTATATCTAAAGAAAGCGCTTGGTTTAGTAGGCAGTGGTAATAATTATTTAAGATGCCATATCTTACATGATATAGGATTTGCATTTTCAAAAAACAAACAGCCTGACAGTGCCATTCACTATTATCGTAAAGCACTTGATCTGGCCAATACTTATGGTTTCAATGAAAAGAAAATAGAAATTACCGGAAATCTTGAAGAGGCCTATGCTGACAAGGCAGAGCCTGATAGCGCAAAAACCTATAAATTTCAGCATCTTAATCTTAAAGATGGGTTTTCATACAATAAAAGCATTGCCGTAGGAAAAGTTCTTGCCAGTGAGAAAAAGGAGTATTCCCAAAAACTTAATCAAAGCCGGTTGATTTCCAATTCCCTTATGGTGGCCTGTATCCTCCTGATTTGCCTGCTTGGAATTATAATTTACAGGATCCGAAAGCAGAAGAAAAAAAACATGCAGATTACGGCTGATGTTTATGAAAGAGGGATTATCCAGGTTCCTTATGAAAAGGATACTGATGAGATCGCAGAAACCAATGAGAGCACTGGGCCTCCGGAGATAAAAATGTCCCCTGAAGTCGAGGAAAATATTCTCAGAGGTTTACAGGCATTTGAAGAAAACCTGGAATTTAACAGTAGGAACGTTGCAAAATATTATCTGGCCAATAACCTGAATGTAAATAGCAAGTATCTCTCTGCAGTTATTAAAAAGCATAAAAAAGCTAACTTCAATCAATACATCAATAGCCTCAGGATCGGATATATTGTAGATCAACTTAAAAATGATCCCCAATACCGAAAATACAAAATCAACCACCTGGCCGAGATCTCAGGGTATTCATCACACAGTGCTTTTTCCCATGAGTTTAAAAAGATTGTGGGAATACATCCTTCTGCATTTATCAAGAACCTAACCCTCGTTTCCTGA
- a CDS encoding pyocin knob domain-containing protein, translating to MLNKEELKKLFENGDIPRQEDFWQWQESYFHKDDSIPIEHIAYDFTKKADLVDGKVPASQLPSYVDDVLEFGSYAELPQTGEKGKIYITTGDNKQYRWSGSTYVEIDNTQLGDYIPYEGADRTVNLNSQNLQNVKHFYSHSGIQDGTMGLSVINDAAGGFKSNLLIKVSALAGNMLTFTVKLYSYPYEFYEFQINLYRYQENHHEPTVNWKSGESTHIGKIEFYKDPASGDFYVLILGSQLGIFAYPRVAITDLQAYLGDQTFNKDHWKLEWDADASSLILHSATLSEHFKKDSRAVSTHTDQTISGSKTFKRDLNITDDGLGINFEAGNKIYKKAGSGLTFKKGSSDQNPRVENNDGTKSWEIIHEGNLQNIVSGNNGWGGNFNTITDPNVTHKSGFFGADPNGNLPENYYTAWINVNSWAEHDNYGFQLASPLFGENMYFRKYRSTGYGQKTHTEWYKLWTSNNFNPDDYWVKKDMGLYRAVTTNKPFGVLDDNSQTQKLLAGGLLLSDAYVDESLIPHLGIYSKGDIYTPGQVISDKFSSSKLNGSQIINAGSADQLYIGNPVVDTVYHESGNNHIFTSKGIVGFTIDSNGNIKAKNAVNAGNDSEIGGRIFGKRTVIDTLGLDESKYYPVTIQCNSSYPSTIKVYRTLDNSMGVPSYSNHGGGFWCYYEFEVYGNGWGTTSFKAICNYQDESWVKNDTKVIGYDQMIYSSNVVIYVKGGSKYWFDVNSTSVPTLHTSLYTVYGQTVEPTETRIWSGGILMNANTNDIRNAVNDLGSTLKDYVTLDTPQTITSPKIYAQTAPVTMLGAEQNHTRTYNTSGSPGVIVSGFEHTFYNNIWRTGLKRGGSADDEGVKYAFNFSKDNGTNYNTLVQIDAKSGSIEMANGGAVDTYGNLFPRPVQNGGSDTGIFWKNPSDSSQKMASIGALTNDGNLTRLYMGWGNDPWTVSTSLAVGPDIFQYKGNNVWHAANLPDYKNYGLGTLTTPELSNANDNLPAGIYRVNNAPNAPFAYGTILKMPRSADESTEIATEVWGAKMWFRGKVGGNYTPWVQVWNSANFNPNDYILTSHPIYDITSTMIRDLSSYKGYSDNRIISPNELSPEKLEFGFASWGNDNNYPWADYLHFGGYGDASGGNQNLLMFKKNGFGLRQYQGGFQSSDAYKSYVDYWNTENLSPVTLNTDQTLTAPKTFKAGVNSTRYEWFGSTGTPAGKVTKESAFFNLGADYGYGISTNQVGGLDIMANQAGTAIRLWAGNDNDNPFNVVNFHKEIAKYSTNISIDENKEIRLKGPDDIAHSVKHFSDDTDGFAVSTGFAVKPYNDSSKNLLLVNNSGTYVNGNRVWDKGNLTPFKTLQRVSDLNLLSESGIYREEGPSSGFDYTTTLNLNSADGRQQLTIARNGDGMKFRGSNYGDGNQGWSDWRTVWTDHNFNPETKANAENNAVAIGFDNGKIEMPYIKHNSGTSYLFSTQPVTYHGSSYNANDIHRSGFYSIGHGMKETGNYSGSQDGARALIHFETEDVYSASQIQTERYTGNMVSRTKTDGGWSNWVRHWGSNDFTAGDIANWNNAISQSSTSEEIILEDGQLTVQPDEFSLKGSSSYDIASRRKLVHVLFREGTDLNIGKIMRRQTFVIFNFEKSSININIEGLKPYQLAPATQVTLYIDDEGEVLMYNESNFKKLG from the coding sequence ATGTTAAACAAAGAAGAACTAAAAAAATTATTTGAGAACGGAGACATTCCAAGACAAGAAGACTTCTGGCAGTGGCAGGAATCATACTTCCATAAGGATGACAGTATTCCTATTGAGCACATTGCCTACGATTTTACCAAAAAGGCAGATCTTGTGGATGGTAAAGTCCCGGCATCACAACTCCCGAGCTATGTGGATGATGTACTGGAGTTTGGCTCTTATGCAGAACTGCCGCAGACGGGTGAGAAAGGGAAAATTTATATCACCACGGGAGACAACAAACAGTACAGATGGAGCGGAAGTACCTATGTAGAGATTGATAATACCCAGCTAGGCGATTACATTCCTTATGAAGGTGCTGACCGTACCGTAAACCTCAACAGCCAAAACCTGCAAAATGTTAAACACTTTTATTCTCATTCCGGAATTCAGGATGGCACAATGGGACTTTCTGTTATTAATGATGCTGCCGGAGGATTCAAAAGCAATTTACTGATCAAAGTTTCCGCTTTAGCAGGCAATATGCTGACCTTTACTGTTAAGCTATACAGCTATCCTTATGAATTTTATGAATTCCAGATCAATCTGTACAGGTATCAGGAAAATCATCATGAACCTACTGTAAACTGGAAATCCGGAGAATCCACCCATATCGGGAAAATTGAATTTTATAAAGATCCTGCTTCCGGAGACTTTTACGTACTGATCTTAGGCTCCCAGCTGGGTATATTTGCTTATCCGAGGGTTGCCATTACAGATCTTCAGGCTTATTTAGGAGACCAGACTTTCAATAAGGATCATTGGAAATTGGAATGGGATGCGGACGCTTCAAGCCTCATATTACATTCAGCAACTCTTAGTGAACATTTCAAAAAAGATTCAAGGGCTGTAAGCACCCACACTGATCAGACCATTTCAGGAAGCAAAACATTCAAGAGAGACCTGAACATTACAGATGATGGTTTGGGGATCAATTTCGAAGCAGGAAACAAGATTTATAAGAAAGCCGGTTCAGGACTAACCTTTAAAAAAGGAAGCAGCGATCAGAATCCAAGAGTGGAAAATAATGATGGAACAAAGAGTTGGGAGATCATCCATGAAGGCAACCTGCAGAATATTGTTTCCGGTAATAATGGCTGGGGCGGTAATTTCAATACTATTACAGATCCTAATGTTACCCATAAATCAGGCTTTTTTGGAGCAGATCCTAATGGCAATTTACCAGAAAACTATTATACGGCATGGATTAACGTCAACTCATGGGCTGAGCATGATAATTATGGTTTTCAACTGGCCTCTCCGCTATTTGGAGAGAATATGTATTTCCGAAAATACAGGAGTACCGGATATGGCCAAAAGACCCATACGGAATGGTATAAGCTGTGGACAAGTAACAATTTTAATCCGGATGATTACTGGGTAAAAAAAGATATGGGCCTTTACAGAGCAGTAACGACCAATAAACCTTTTGGTGTCTTGGATGATAACAGTCAGACTCAAAAATTACTTGCAGGAGGACTATTGCTTTCTGATGCATATGTTGACGAATCCTTAATTCCCCATCTTGGAATATACTCAAAAGGGGATATTTACACGCCCGGACAAGTAATCAGTGATAAGTTTTCTTCTTCAAAACTAAATGGCAGCCAAATTATTAATGCAGGCAGTGCGGATCAGCTTTATATTGGAAATCCTGTAGTCGATACAGTCTATCATGAATCGGGAAACAATCATATTTTTACCAGCAAGGGGATTGTAGGCTTTACGATAGATTCCAATGGAAATATAAAGGCAAAAAATGCAGTCAATGCAGGCAATGATTCTGAGATCGGAGGAAGAATATTTGGCAAAAGGACTGTAATTGACACCTTAGGTTTGGATGAATCCAAATATTATCCGGTTACGATACAATGTAACAGCAGTTATCCTTCTACCATCAAAGTGTACAGAACTTTGGACAATTCAATGGGAGTCCCGTCTTATTCAAATCACGGTGGCGGATTCTGGTGTTATTACGAATTCGAAGTCTATGGTAATGGCTGGGGCACTACAAGTTTCAAAGCAATTTGCAATTACCAGGATGAATCATGGGTGAAAAACGATACTAAAGTAATCGGGTATGATCAAATGATATATTCTTCAAATGTGGTAATTTATGTTAAAGGAGGCTCTAAATATTGGTTTGATGTTAACAGTACATCGGTTCCAACTCTTCATACCTCATTATATACTGTGTATGGTCAGACTGTGGAACCTACAGAAACCAGAATCTGGAGCGGTGGAATCCTAATGAATGCCAACACCAATGATATTCGCAATGCCGTAAATGATCTGGGAAGCACTTTAAAGGATTATGTGACACTGGATACTCCACAGACAATAACATCGCCTAAAATTTATGCTCAGACAGCTCCAGTTACCATGCTTGGAGCAGAACAGAATCATACCAGAACCTATAATACAAGTGGATCACCCGGTGTCATTGTATCAGGATTTGAGCATACATTTTATAATAATATCTGGAGAACTGGCTTAAAAAGAGGGGGTTCAGCAGATGATGAAGGTGTTAAATATGCCTTTAATTTTTCAAAGGATAACGGTACAAATTATAATACACTGGTTCAAATTGATGCTAAATCGGGTAGTATAGAAATGGCTAATGGTGGTGCTGTGGACACTTATGGTAATCTATTTCCAAGGCCTGTGCAAAATGGAGGGTCAGACACGGGTATTTTCTGGAAGAACCCCTCTGATAGTTCACAGAAGATGGCTTCTATAGGAGCATTGACTAATGATGGAAATTTAACCCGTCTATATATGGGCTGGGGAAATGATCCCTGGACAGTTTCTACAAGTCTAGCCGTTGGCCCTGATATATTTCAGTATAAAGGAAATAATGTATGGCATGCAGCTAACCTACCTGATTACAAAAATTATGGTCTAGGTACATTAACAACACCTGAATTAAGCAATGCCAACGATAATTTACCTGCAGGGATATACAGGGTTAATAATGCTCCCAATGCTCCTTTTGCCTATGGTACTATTCTTAAAATGCCCAGGAGTGCAGATGAGTCTACAGAAATTGCAACAGAAGTTTGGGGCGCTAAGATGTGGTTCCGCGGAAAAGTAGGTGGTAATTATACTCCATGGGTGCAGGTATGGAATTCGGCTAATTTTAATCCAAATGATTATATTCTTACCTCTCACCCTATCTATGATATTACTTCAACAATGATAAGAGATTTGTCTAGTTATAAAGGATATTCGGATAACAGGATTATCTCTCCTAATGAACTATCTCCAGAAAAATTAGAATTTGGATTTGCATCATGGGGCAACGATAACAATTATCCCTGGGCTGATTATCTACATTTTGGAGGATATGGTGATGCATCAGGCGGGAATCAAAATCTACTTATGTTCAAGAAAAACGGATTTGGATTAAGGCAATACCAAGGGGGTTTCCAAAGTTCAGATGCTTATAAATCCTATGTTGATTATTGGAACACAGAAAATTTAAGTCCTGTTACATTAAACACTGATCAGACTCTTACAGCACCTAAAACATTCAAAGCGGGAGTTAATAGTACCCGATATGAATGGTTTGGATCAACAGGGACTCCTGCAGGAAAAGTGACCAAAGAATCTGCTTTTTTTAACTTAGGTGCAGATTACGGATATGGTATTTCAACAAATCAGGTAGGAGGTCTTGATATAATGGCTAACCAAGCCGGTACAGCAATAAGATTATGGGCAGGAAATGATAATGATAACCCTTTCAATGTTGTTAATTTCCATAAGGAAATTGCAAAATACTCAACAAACATATCTATTGATGAGAATAAAGAAATCAGATTAAAAGGGCCGGATGATATCGCACACTCCGTAAAACATTTTTCGGATGACACAGATGGTTTTGCTGTCTCAACAGGTTTTGCCGTTAAGCCATATAATGATTCTTCAAAAAACTTATTGCTAGTTAATAATTCCGGGACTTATGTGAATGGAAACCGCGTATGGGACAAAGGTAACTTGACACCATTTAAAACATTACAGAGAGTATCAGATTTAAACCTACTATCAGAGTCTGGTATTTACCGAGAAGAAGGACCTTCTTCTGGGTTTGACTATACGACTACACTAAATTTAAACTCTGCTGATGGCAGACAGCAATTGACGATAGCCAGAAATGGCGATGGAATGAAATTCAGAGGGTCAAATTATGGTGACGGTAATCAGGGATGGTCAGATTGGAGAACGGTTTGGACAGATCATAACTTCAACCCGGAAACCAAAGCTAACGCTGAAAATAATGCTGTAGCTATAGGATTTGATAATGGAAAAATTGAAATGCCATATATTAAGCATAATTCAGGCACTTCATATCTTTTCAGCACTCAACCTGTTACTTATCACGGGTCATCTTATAATGCCAATGATATCCACCGCTCCGGGTTCTATTCTATTGGTCATGGAATGAAGGAGACCGGAAATTATTCAGGGTCACAAGATGGAGCAAGAGCATTGATTCATTTTGAAACTGAGGATGTATATTCCGCTTCACAGATCCAAACCGAACGATACACGGGGAATATGGTCAGCAGGACTAAAACTGACGGAGGATGGAGCAATTGGGTAAGACACTGGGGTTCCAATGACTTCACTGCTGGTGATATCGCAAACTGGAACAACGCTATCAGTCAATCATCCACATCGGAAGAAATCATCCTTGAAGATGGTCAGCTCACCGTTCAGCCCGATGAATTTTCACTGAAAGGCAGCAGCTCCTACGATATTGCCAGCAGAAGAAAACTGGTCCATGTTTTATTCAGGGAAGGAACCGATCTCAACATCGGAAAAATAATGAGAAGACAGACTTTTGTCATTTTTAATTTCGAAAAATCTTCCATCAATATCAATATCGAAGGATTGAAACCTTATCAATTGGCTCCGGCAACCCAAGTTACCTTATACATCGATGATGAAGGCGAAGTTCTGATGTATAATGAGAGTAACTTTAAAAAACTGGGCTAA
- a CDS encoding patatin-like phospholipase family protein, with the protein MKKTTILSLDGGGIRGIITCIILRYIEEQLQYYDNPGAKLGDYFDMVAGSSTGGLIASIILCPDEHRKAKYSIRKGLELYAEKGGDIFQVSFWERLLNPFGLLNEKISQEALEKNLNDFFGNLELKELIKPCLITSYDIENRRAKLFNSFKANLSTDNFYVKDVCRATSAAPTYFSPVQIKSMYGQIFSLIDGGMFANNPALCAYAEARKTPFAEVLKNHQKANNPSVNDMLIISIGTGIEARPYSFRKLEKAGKISWVNPIIDILMSANAETVDYQLCQMFQTLGQRNQKNYYRLNPSLKNASPAMDDVRRSNIENLIQAGLAYIDDHRETLNQIVQKLIRNKI; encoded by the coding sequence ATGAAAAAGACAACCATTCTTTCTTTGGACGGAGGCGGGATAAGAGGCATTATCACCTGTATTATTCTGCGTTACATAGAAGAACAGCTCCAGTATTACGATAACCCGGGTGCAAAGCTCGGAGATTATTTTGATATGGTTGCGGGAAGCAGCACGGGGGGACTGATTGCTTCTATTATTCTATGCCCTGATGAACACCGTAAAGCTAAATATTCCATCCGAAAAGGGCTGGAACTGTATGCTGAAAAAGGTGGCGACATATTTCAGGTTTCTTTTTGGGAAAGGCTGCTCAATCCATTCGGGCTCCTCAATGAAAAAATATCCCAGGAAGCACTTGAAAAAAACCTGAATGATTTTTTCGGGAATCTGGAACTTAAGGAGCTGATCAAACCCTGCCTGATTACAAGCTATGATATAGAAAACAGGAGGGCAAAACTTTTCAACTCATTCAAGGCGAATCTGAGTACAGATAATTTTTATGTTAAAGATGTATGCCGGGCGACTTCGGCGGCTCCTACATATTTTAGCCCGGTTCAGATCAAATCTATGTACGGACAGATTTTCAGTCTGATTGACGGAGGCATGTTTGCCAATAATCCTGCGCTGTGTGCCTATGCGGAAGCCAGAAAGACACCTTTTGCAGAAGTTCTTAAAAATCATCAGAAGGCTAATAATCCAAGTGTGAATGATATGCTTATCATTTCTATCGGGACAGGGATTGAGGCACGGCCTTATTCTTTCAGGAAACTGGAAAAAGCAGGTAAGATCAGCTGGGTTAATCCCATTATTGATATTTTAATGTCTGCCAATGCTGAAACGGTAGATTATCAACTGTGCCAAATGTTTCAGACACTGGGACAAAGAAACCAGAAGAACTATTACCGCCTGAACCCATCACTGAAAAATGCTTCACCTGCTATGGATGATGTGAGGAGAAGCAATATTGAAAACCTCATTCAGGCAGGATTAGCATATATTGATGATCACCGGGAAACGCTTAATCAGATCGTACAAAAATTAATTCGCAACAAAATATAA
- a CDS encoding DUF2589 domain-containing protein has product MANLVQELNSLDFSVYIGGPLQAAVKAQHDASISQVNFIKEVGFTPAVPASGSGSTAVPATPAQLRYVDFNYQKSVPNPSYDPTVSGSKPFNESSVNLKVPFLTMLTIPALRIDEMTIDFNAKLNSVETQNVSSEFSGNASLSAKFWKVKFNASASYKKTSSSTSTTERTYTLGVHVKAVNDELPAGLSRILDMLEDSIAAV; this is encoded by the coding sequence ATGGCAAATTTAGTACAAGAATTAAACAGTTTAGATTTCAGTGTTTATATTGGCGGGCCTCTACAGGCTGCAGTAAAAGCACAGCACGATGCCTCTATTTCACAGGTCAACTTCATCAAGGAAGTGGGCTTCACACCAGCAGTACCGGCATCAGGATCAGGCTCTACAGCAGTCCCTGCTACGCCGGCTCAACTGAGGTACGTAGATTTTAATTATCAGAAATCTGTTCCCAACCCTTCCTATGATCCAACAGTATCAGGCTCAAAACCTTTCAATGAATCAAGTGTAAACCTGAAAGTTCCTTTCCTGACAATGCTGACTATTCCGGCCTTGAGAATTGATGAGATGACCATCGATTTCAACGCCAAATTAAATTCGGTGGAGACCCAGAATGTTTCCAGTGAGTTCAGTGGCAACGCCAGTTTAAGCGCAAAATTCTGGAAAGTAAAATTCAATGCTTCCGCATCGTATAAAAAGACTTCGTCCAGTACTTCAACTACCGAAAGAACGTATACTCTGGGAGTACACGTAAAAGCGGTAAATGATGAACTACCAGCCGGGCTTTCCAGGATTCTGGACATGCTGGAAGACAGCATCGCTGCCGTTTAA
- a CDS encoding M15 family metallopeptidase produces the protein MDKITLQRIDQLHPVVREEVKQIIKECDEALTGRAKIRITQGLRSFEEQEKLYAIGRITKGKKVTNAKAGQSIHNYGLAVDICLMIDGKTASWDTARDWDNDQVADWYECVKIFAKHGWDWGGNWKTFKDLPHFEKKELLTTKGVIKTNWRTLAKMPRDKKGYVILS, from the coding sequence ATGGACAAAATAACTTTACAGCGAATAGATCAGCTGCACCCTGTAGTAAGGGAAGAAGTAAAACAGATCATCAAAGAATGCGACGAAGCTCTTACTGGAAGAGCTAAAATAAGAATTACCCAGGGACTCAGGTCATTTGAGGAACAGGAAAAGCTGTATGCTATCGGAAGAATTACGAAAGGCAAAAAAGTGACCAATGCCAAAGCAGGGCAAAGCATCCATAATTATGGGCTCGCAGTTGATATCTGCCTGATGATTGATGGCAAAACAGCAAGCTGGGATACTGCCAGAGATTGGGATAATGATCAGGTAGCCGATTGGTATGAGTGTGTGAAAATTTTTGCAAAACACGGCTGGGATTGGGGCGGAAACTGGAAAACCTTTAAAGATCTTCCCCATTTTGAAAAGAAAGAACTCTTAACCACAAAAGGAGTTATAAAGACGAACTGGAGAACACTGGCTAAAATGCCCAGAGATAAAAAGGGTTATGTGATACTGAGCTGA
- a CDS encoding serine hydrolase domain-containing protein: MLLFIQIMLIVIAVAVILVYLTGYGYIFNGISKTYFKGKLSANIDDGSYFPSNTVATATPKPWEKAPEYNTRPLPEDLIRDLEASSTASFIVVKNGRLVHEQYWDAYHATSPTNSFSMAKAVTVMLLGKAIEEQKIHSLDDRFSTFFPEFDQKEYGKELTLKQLAIMESGLDWEENYKNPFLPNAKAYYGTSLISAIFSRKFKEQPGNRFEYQSGSTQLLGFAVRKAINQSLASYLSEKFWIPLGMEHNATWSTDESGMEKTYCCIHSNARDFAKLGQLFLDNGKAGQRQILNEEFIEQMRTPTEHSEGIYGMGLWINHDNPVKHYYFLGLQGQYIIMIPEYNMVIVRTGSYHNLPKNDRGRPDQVKFLVNSAVELFQ; this comes from the coding sequence ATGCTGTTATTTATACAGATCATGCTGATCGTTATTGCCGTGGCCGTAATCTTAGTTTATCTGACCGGTTATGGCTATATATTTAACGGGATTTCAAAAACCTATTTTAAAGGCAAACTGAGCGCCAATATTGACGACGGATCTTATTTCCCGTCCAACACAGTAGCAACCGCGACACCTAAGCCTTGGGAAAAAGCACCGGAATACAATACACGTCCACTGCCGGAAGATTTGATCCGTGACCTGGAAGCTTCCAGTACAGCTTCTTTTATTGTGGTAAAAAACGGAAGACTGGTTCACGAACAGTACTGGGATGCCTATCATGCCACATCTCCTACCAATTCTTTTTCCATGGCCAAGGCTGTAACCGTTATGCTACTGGGTAAAGCAATCGAGGAGCAGAAAATCCACAGTCTTGATGACAGGTTTTCAACTTTTTTCCCGGAGTTTGATCAGAAAGAGTATGGAAAGGAACTTACCCTAAAACAGCTCGCCATTATGGAATCAGGCCTGGACTGGGAGGAAAACTATAAAAACCCTTTTCTTCCCAATGCAAAAGCGTATTATGGTACAAGCCTCATCAGTGCAATATTTTCAAGGAAATTCAAAGAGCAACCCGGCAACAGGTTTGAATATCAAAGCGGTTCGACCCAGCTCCTGGGTTTTGCCGTACGAAAAGCAATTAACCAATCTTTGGCAAGCTATCTGTCTGAAAAGTTCTGGATTCCCCTGGGCATGGAACACAATGCTACTTGGAGCACAGACGAAAGCGGCATGGAAAAGACATACTGCTGCATCCATTCCAATGCACGGGATTTTGCAAAATTAGGGCAACTCTTTCTGGATAACGGAAAAGCAGGACAAAGGCAGATTTTAAATGAAGAATTTATTGAGCAGATGAGGACTCCTACCGAACATTCGGAAGGTATTTACGGTATGGGACTCTGGATCAATCATGACAACCCTGTAAAACACTATTATTTCCTGGGACTTCAGGGGCAGTATATCATTATGATTCCTGAATATAATATGGTTATCGTACGAACCGGCAGCTATCATAACCTCCCAAAAAATGACCGTGGAAGGCCCGACCAGGTAAAGTTTCTGGTCAATTCTGCTGTAGAATTATTTCAGTAA